Proteins from a single region of Chloroherpeton thalassium ATCC 35110:
- a CDS encoding response regulator, with translation MKSDKSILLVEDDKVDVMTVKRALKEIRVTNKVYVVGNGEEALTFLHEPSNERPAIILLDINMPKMNGIEFLKVAKNDEEIKRIPTIVLTTSRDDWDRVQSFDLGAAGYMIKPVDYLQFVEVMRTIDMYWSLSEMP, from the coding sequence ATGAAATCAGATAAGTCTATTCTTTTGGTTGAAGATGACAAGGTTGATGTGATGACGGTAAAGCGTGCACTTAAGGAAATTCGCGTTACCAATAAAGTTTATGTTGTTGGAAACGGTGAGGAAGCGCTGACATTTCTTCATGAGCCAAGCAACGAGCGGCCTGCGATTATTCTTTTGGATATCAATATGCCAAAAATGAATGGCATCGAATTTTTGAAAGTGGCTAAAAATGATGAAGAAATCAAGCGAATTCCAACCATTGTGCTAACAACTTCTCGCGATGATTGGGATCGCGTTCAAAGCTTTGACTTAGGCGCAGCGGGTTATATGATCAAGCCGGTGGATTACCTGCAATTTGTCGAAGTTATGCGAACAATCGATATGTATTGGAGTTTAAGCGAAATGCCTTAG
- a CDS encoding TolC family protein yields the protein MLLKKLQRFKPVSFFITVFCVSFSPTASAQVADDTLSLHAFLSIVSEAHPKAIAATLEKDLANADILDAKSNFDPVIKTSYKYKSIDGKAKVNYLNTNVEVPLPTNFGPSFIAKYRRGLGDGIDPENETTEEGEAGFGIQVPILQGLSLDKRRAQLAKAKLEPKVAEASQKETNNNLLLEASNAYWDWVEAHAALQVAENMFDLATERSQVIATRARKGEAAAIDTVEALLEIEKRRGDLFKANRKFEKASIKLSTYLWHKDRTPQELNFSAPELPELPVLSDSLVMRQKYKALEKRPELRQMHVKLKSAGIEVNLAKQTMLPKLDAEFQTLFYKLDGSKINDYLFGIKFSQPLFFRRARASEELARVKVESIKFKKLETERKILAEIDDAISAIQAAQKRVAASLRENHYAWIMQEGERKKYVAGESSLLYLNIRERYAAEAKAKLIEAKADYLRAISGYLWTIGAIDGFWVN from the coding sequence GTGCTTCTGAAAAAACTTCAGCGATTCAAACCGGTTTCTTTTTTCATTACTGTTTTTTGCGTGTCGTTTTCGCCAACCGCATCTGCGCAAGTAGCCGACGACACACTTTCGCTACATGCTTTTTTATCCATTGTTTCCGAAGCGCACCCAAAAGCGATTGCGGCTACGCTCGAAAAAGATTTGGCTAATGCAGACATTTTGGACGCAAAAAGCAACTTCGATCCGGTTATTAAAACGTCCTACAAATACAAGTCCATTGATGGGAAAGCAAAAGTCAATTATTTGAATACCAATGTAGAAGTTCCTTTACCCACAAATTTTGGCCCAAGCTTCATCGCGAAATATCGGCGCGGACTTGGCGATGGCATCGATCCTGAAAACGAAACAACGGAAGAAGGCGAAGCCGGATTTGGCATTCAAGTGCCGATCTTGCAAGGGCTCAGCCTTGATAAACGCCGCGCGCAGCTTGCAAAAGCGAAACTTGAACCAAAAGTTGCAGAAGCCTCTCAAAAGGAAACCAACAACAATTTACTTTTGGAAGCTTCAAACGCATATTGGGATTGGGTAGAAGCTCACGCGGCACTTCAAGTGGCCGAGAACATGTTCGACCTTGCAACCGAGCGAAGCCAGGTAATTGCTACACGCGCCAGAAAAGGCGAAGCCGCCGCCATCGACACGGTAGAAGCCCTTCTTGAAATTGAAAAACGTCGCGGCGATTTGTTCAAAGCCAATCGAAAATTTGAAAAAGCGTCTATCAAACTTTCAACTTACCTCTGGCATAAAGATAGAACGCCACAAGAGCTAAACTTTTCCGCACCCGAGCTACCTGAATTGCCCGTGCTTAGCGATTCTCTCGTCATGCGCCAAAAATACAAAGCGCTTGAAAAACGCCCTGAACTGCGGCAGATGCACGTAAAACTCAAATCTGCCGGCATTGAGGTAAATCTCGCAAAACAAACGATGCTGCCCAAGCTCGACGCTGAATTTCAAACGCTCTTCTACAAGCTGGATGGCTCAAAAATCAACGATTATCTTTTTGGAATAAAATTTTCGCAGCCGCTTTTCTTTCGGCGCGCGCGCGCAAGCGAAGAACTGGCACGGGTGAAAGTGGAAAGCATCAAATTTAAAAAGCTGGAAACGGAGCGTAAAATTCTTGCAGAAATTGACGATGCCATTTCAGCCATTCAAGCCGCCCAAAAACGGGTTGCGGCGTCGCTGCGCGAAAATCATTACGCGTGGATTATGCAAGAAGGGGAAAGAAAAAAATATGTCGCCGGCGAAAGTTCGCTACTCTACCTTAATATTCGCGAGCGCTATGCCGCCGAAGCCAAAGCCAAACTTATCGAAGCCAAAGCTGATTATTTACGCGCCATTAGCGGTTACTTATGGACAATTGGTGCTATCGATGGCTTCTGGGTCAATTAA
- a CDS encoding HlyD family secretion protein, whose product MIRKENRSSTSDFELKHSIPHYYTTAMRLARIPKTARTFALSVYVLLVLIVLGLIFIPWQQNVIGSGTVTSFVPNARPQSIDAQIDGRIVKWFVNEGAPVAAGDTIAVLRDIDTKFLDTNFVEKNAIIRENTAKEQELSVIAAEQKVIQARQKHLSAIAQRENTKVGTATARIQYNRALALESEGLIPRKDLELSLLKYQKAISDSIKAEAELSIALRTIYAAEAERNAKERKANAIIAKAELEFGNVSQRKNAGVVIAPIDGTVVRISQAGPGQTVKKGSQLAIIAPETDDIAAEIMVGSLDAALISPGRPARMQFAGFPAIQFSGWPDMSLGTFGGTVAVIDAVDDGTGRYRVLIVPDQNDRAWPDRTFLRQGTEVTGWVLLNEVPLGYEFWRIMNGFPPIVPVKTNPKSHKDAKKTTKGEK is encoded by the coding sequence ATGATACGTAAGGAAAATCGCTCTTCAACTTCTGACTTTGAGCTAAAGCACAGCATTCCGCATTATTACACGACGGCCATGCGGCTGGCCAGAATTCCAAAAACAGCCCGCACCTTTGCGCTTTCCGTTTATGTGCTGCTCGTGCTTATTGTTCTTGGCCTGATTTTTATTCCTTGGCAACAAAACGTGATTGGCTCTGGCACGGTCACTTCGTTTGTTCCCAATGCTCGCCCACAGTCCATCGACGCGCAAATCGACGGACGCATTGTCAAGTGGTTTGTCAATGAAGGCGCGCCGGTTGCAGCGGGCGATACCATTGCTGTTCTGCGCGACATCGATACAAAGTTTTTGGATACCAACTTTGTGGAAAAAAATGCCATCATTCGCGAAAACACCGCGAAAGAGCAAGAGCTTTCCGTGATTGCCGCTGAGCAAAAAGTCATTCAAGCGCGGCAAAAACATCTTTCCGCCATTGCCCAACGTGAAAATACAAAAGTTGGCACGGCAACTGCTCGCATTCAATACAATCGGGCGCTCGCGCTCGAATCCGAAGGCTTAATTCCACGAAAAGATCTGGAGCTATCGCTGCTCAAATACCAAAAAGCCATTTCGGATTCCATTAAGGCAGAAGCTGAATTGAGCATCGCGCTGAGAACGATTTACGCGGCAGAAGCGGAACGCAACGCCAAAGAACGCAAAGCCAATGCGATAATTGCCAAAGCTGAACTCGAATTTGGAAATGTTAGCCAGCGAAAAAATGCCGGCGTTGTGATTGCGCCAATTGATGGAACGGTGGTTAGAATTTCTCAAGCAGGACCTGGCCAAACGGTGAAAAAGGGTTCGCAACTTGCCATTATCGCGCCCGAAACCGACGACATTGCGGCTGAAATTATGGTTGGCAGTTTAGATGCGGCGCTCATTTCACCTGGCCGTCCGGCGAGAATGCAATTTGCTGGTTTTCCAGCGATTCAATTTTCTGGCTGGCCAGATATGTCGCTCGGCACTTTCGGCGGAACGGTGGCGGTCATCGACGCCGTAGATGATGGCACAGGGCGCTACCGCGTGCTGATTGTTCCTGACCAAAACGATAGAGCTTGGCCGGATAGAACGTTCCTTCGGCAAGGGACGGAAGTGACGGGTTGGGTGCTTTTAAATGAAGTGCCTCTCGGCTACGAGTTCTGGCGCATCATGAATGGCTTCCCGCCAATTGTGCCAGTCAAAACAAACCCGAAAAGCCACAAAGACGCAAAAAAAACAACCAAGGGAGAAAAATAG
- a CDS encoding response regulator codes for MTEKIKVLYIEDDRVDQIAFERLIKQQSHTYDYKVVNSVAAAKAMLVKEDFHVIITDYNLGDGTASDVLEQFHKTPVIFITGTGDEEIAVNAMKSGAYDYLVKDPERNYLKVLPLSIEKAIHHQKSAERLRLLESVVVNGNDAVLIAEHTGKSSGGYPKVIYINRAFTLATGYELEEVIEKPSDVLFGEKTSQRELVKIRKAMKGNESVRTELICYKKDGAVFWNDVNIVPVKDENGIYTHWVSVHRDITHRKKTEEALVKAKILAEESMRSKERFLANMSHEIRTPMNAVIGMTNLLLRTPLSSEQAECVDIIKQSSENLLVIINDILDFSKIESGKITFESIPFSLHSLLKKTISTFSLKASEKDLSLSLSLDASCPDSVMGDSVRLNQILVNLVGNALKFTEKGKIVVKVQLDRRTPTHSVVLFSISDTGIGIDAEKQETIFESFTQAGNDTTRKFGGTGLGLAITKKLVELQGGKIWVKSELGVGATFSFALPLKVAQTEYSTPKLQVQRQAVSDFSKHRILLVEDNYFNQIVAKKTLETFQVSCDVAENGRVALERLAAAKYDLILMDVQMPEMDGYEATRLIRKMPPPLNEIPIIAMTAGALKGDDEKCINAGMNDYISKPFDPERLYELLAAHFQNTSPEQNDMDEQDFLDENSLRGKLQKQGLDLPYLFMVSNGRDDFVVEMIQLFLSQSTEYLETLRLSLESSNWQLLSRTAHKFLSCTGYMSLSKTAELLKQVELYARDETHLDELPELVTEIIDQVHRVRSKLKPIFQSDGQYYKF; via the coding sequence ATGACTGAGAAGATCAAAGTTTTGTACATCGAGGACGACAGGGTCGATCAAATTGCGTTTGAGCGACTCATCAAGCAGCAGTCGCACACGTATGATTACAAAGTGGTGAACTCTGTGGCTGCGGCAAAAGCCATGCTCGTGAAAGAGGATTTTCATGTGATCATCACCGACTACAACCTTGGCGATGGAACCGCAAGCGACGTGCTGGAACAATTTCACAAAACGCCTGTCATTTTCATAACGGGCACAGGCGACGAAGAAATTGCCGTTAACGCAATGAAATCAGGCGCCTATGACTATTTGGTAAAAGATCCCGAGCGCAATTACCTAAAAGTGCTGCCGCTTTCGATAGAAAAAGCCATTCACCATCAGAAATCTGCAGAGCGCCTTCGTTTATTGGAATCCGTTGTCGTTAATGGAAATGACGCGGTTTTGATTGCAGAGCACACTGGCAAAAGTAGCGGAGGCTATCCGAAGGTTATTTACATCAACCGAGCTTTTACGTTGGCAACGGGATATGAATTGGAAGAAGTCATCGAAAAGCCGTCCGATGTTTTGTTTGGAGAAAAAACAAGCCAGCGTGAATTGGTAAAAATTCGCAAAGCCATGAAGGGCAATGAATCTGTCCGCACGGAATTAATTTGTTATAAAAAAGATGGTGCTGTGTTTTGGAACGATGTGAATATTGTGCCGGTCAAGGATGAAAATGGCATTTATACACATTGGGTTTCGGTTCACCGCGATATCACCCATCGCAAAAAGACGGAAGAAGCGCTTGTAAAAGCCAAAATTTTGGCGGAAGAGTCTATGAGATCCAAAGAGCGCTTTTTAGCCAACATGAGCCATGAAATTCGCACACCGATGAATGCCGTCATTGGCATGACAAACTTGCTGCTTCGAACCCCATTAAGCTCCGAACAAGCTGAATGTGTAGATATTATTAAGCAGTCCTCTGAAAACCTGCTGGTGATCATCAACGATATTTTGGATTTCTCAAAAATTGAGTCTGGAAAAATCACTTTTGAAAGCATTCCATTTTCGTTGCACAGCCTTTTGAAAAAAACAATTTCCACGTTTAGCCTAAAAGCGTCGGAGAAGGATTTGAGTCTTTCGCTTTCGTTAGATGCGTCTTGCCCCGACAGCGTGATGGGCGACTCGGTCAGGCTCAATCAAATATTGGTCAACCTGGTTGGGAACGCGCTAAAATTTACCGAAAAAGGAAAAATTGTGGTGAAAGTGCAGCTTGACCGGCGCACGCCAACGCATTCGGTCGTTTTGTTTTCGATATCTGACACGGGCATTGGCATTGACGCTGAGAAGCAAGAAACAATTTTTGAAAGTTTTACCCAAGCCGGAAACGATACGACAAGAAAATTTGGTGGAACAGGCTTAGGACTTGCCATTACCAAAAAGTTGGTGGAACTGCAGGGTGGAAAAATTTGGGTGAAAAGTGAACTGGGTGTAGGGGCAACATTTAGCTTTGCGCTGCCGCTGAAAGTTGCTCAAACGGAATACAGCACGCCCAAGCTGCAAGTTCAACGGCAAGCGGTGAGCGATTTTTCAAAGCATCGAATCTTGCTGGTTGAAGACAATTACTTTAATCAGATTGTCGCGAAAAAGACTTTGGAGACGTTTCAAGTTTCGTGCGACGTAGCAGAAAACGGACGGGTCGCGCTTGAACGGCTGGCTGCTGCCAAATACGATTTGATTTTAATGGATGTTCAAATGCCTGAAATGGACGGCTACGAAGCCACAAGGCTGATTCGAAAAATGCCGCCGCCATTAAATGAAATTCCAATTATTGCCATGACTGCCGGCGCGTTGAAAGGCGACGATGAAAAATGTATTAACGCGGGCATGAACGATTACATTTCCAAACCGTTTGATCCCGAGCGCCTCTATGAACTGTTGGCCGCGCATTTCCAAAACACTTCACCGGAGCAAAATGATATGGACGAACAAGATTTTTTAGATGAAAACTCGCTAAGAGGAAAGCTGCAAAAGCAGGGCTTAGACTTGCCCTATCTTTTTATGGTCTCCAATGGCAGGGATGACTTTGTTGTCGAAATGATTCAATTGTTTTTATCCCAATCGACAGAGTATTTGGAAACGCTTCGGCTTTCGTTAGAAAGTTCGAATTGGCAGCTTCTGAGCAGGACGGCGCACAAATTTCTCTCATGCACAGGATATATGAGCCTATCTAAAACGGCAGAGCTGCTCAAGCAAGTTGAACTCTATGCGCGCGATGAAACCCATTTGGATGAACTGCCCGAACTGGTGACAGAAATTATTGATCAAGTTCATCGTGTGCGAAGTAAACTCAAGCCAATTTTTCAGTCAGACGGGCAGTATTATAAATTTTAG